The DNA sequence CATTGCTCTTTCAGAGCTGATTTAGGGTTTTAACAATCAAGTTTTACTTTTGATTTTCTGTGTAGCAATGCCTAAAATAGTTCTTTTGGCTTAAGCAAACTAGTTTTAGGAACTACTATTATGAAAGCAACCTTATACAAAATAGTGAAAGTATTCCACTACTTTtcagtgtgggttttttcttttaccagAGCAATGTAGTATTCTTTATAACCTAATTTGAATAAGGTGCACTAAGCTGTATAAATTAATGTAtcttatatttatatataagtATAATATATTGCCTTCTTAAAGCATGCAGCTCTTGTCCAGAGTAAAATTTTGAGTATGTACTTGTTTAATGTTATGTTTGTATCTGTGTACAGAAAGCATAGAAACAATGTTGGACCAAGCAAACCTATTTCTCAGCCACGAAGAAACATTGTAGGCTGCAGAATACAGCATGGCTGGAGAGAAGGGAGCGGACCTGTAACACAATGGAAAGGCACAGTTCTTGATCAAGTTCCTGTAAATCCCTCCCTCTATCTTATAAAGTACGATGGATTTGATTGTGTGTATGGACTAGAACTGCACAAAGATGAAAGAGTTTCAGCACTTGAAGTCCTTCCAGACAGAGTTGGTAAGAGGTTTTTTCCTATATGTACATATGTTGTCAgaacatttacattttattaaattacttttcagTATATGGCAGATAATCTAAATGCTCtgttcaatttttatttttttagttcaCAAAGTTTTGATGATAACAGAGAGATTAGTGCTGTCTCTTGTCTTTAAATTGTATGTAGAAAGTTCcatgggttttctttttcagagtcTTATCCCTAATGAGCTTATGTACATGTAGCGTCgatatttctattaaaatttAAACTCTGAGCCAGCTGAGAAATATCCTGGCTATGCTGTCTTGCATGTGTTTGACATTAATTAtgtgtttggttggggttttttttaatgtgctttcaATAGGTATTAATACaagtggaggggaaaaaagcattttctaagTGAAATAACTTAGTAACTAGTAACTTAACTAGTAACAAGGCTTTATTGTTTTTTATAATTAGCACAGAATTGTTAAACTGCAGGTGTTTCCAAACTGTAAAGTTCAAAGTTTGACCTAATaaggtgggttttttaaaatggaatcaACTCTTGGGTTTCCTGACTGCAAAGAAATCAGTAGCAGTCTCTAGAATGGGGTTAGGGGGAACCAAACCTAACACCTTCATTAATAACTTCatacagctgctctgtgatttagcctctcttcctcccctcctcctccccttcagtataaatatttaaaatacaggtGCTAGTCCTTGCTGTGGCTTATATTGGTCTCCCTTTACCTTGCAGTATGATAGCTTGATTGGGGGGAGTGCAATGATGGAAAATGTCAATAAAGAGTGTTAACatgttaaaataattatttgagTTCTGCTGTTCTTTGATCTTCAGCTCTCTGAAATGggcattatttgttttttatgtGAATTGACTaactttcaaattaatttattaatgaaTCTGGATAAAGATTATGTTTTGTAAAGATTTATTTCTGTACTTTTTGAATGGACATACTTATGAACTGCTACCATTTCAGCTTCATCTCGAATTAGTGATGCCCATCTGGCAGACACAATGATTGGCAAAGCTGTGGAACATATGTTTGAGACAGAGGATGGCTCAAAAGATGAATGGAGGGGGATGGTCTTGGCTCGAGCTCCTATTATGAACACATGGTTTTATATTACCTATGAGAAAGATCCTGTGTTGTATATGTACCAACTCTTAGATGACTATAAAGAAGGTGACCTTCGCATTATGCCCGATTCCAGTAAGTAGACTGGTTacttttttattctgaaaagtGGCATCTCTCTGTATTATTATACAGCTTATGGGTTATGTATGGAAAAGAGAGTTGACAAAGAAGTATCTTTTTAAGTATCAAAACTAGCAAAGGTTACAACACAACTGAAAAAATATGTGTATTAaacaatttctgaaatattttccttgagtCAGTGGTGAAATATGCAATAAATACTGGAAAATCCTTTTCCATTATAATTCCTAATTTTGATAAAGATATGCATACTGTTATGAAGAGATTACACTTAGAGTTTTTTTTTACATGGACAAACTAGAatctttccattgttattttcTTATAGAAGTGTCACAAATCAAGGAGTTATATTTTTGAAGCAGttgttataaaaataatgtcTTGGGACTAACTAAAATAGGTTAATTTATTTTGGGTAAGCATCATCAGTTTGGAAAGTTTTTGAATAGTTTCTTGGAGGAAAGAAGcactaatattttcaaaactcATTTTCTCTCATATGTTTAAACatataaacaggaaaaaaatttcaatagGTTAggaggaatattttttctttcttttttaaagaaggtTATTGGCTTTTTtcctagaaatattttttgcagaATCAGTGCTGTTCAAGGGATTTtagctaataaaaaaaaaaaagaaaaaaatttgtcaATAATTTGGGTCCTTTACAGACAATGTGAATTGTGTATTTAAAGATACTTCTGGGTAGATTTTGCttgaaaagcaaataataaGATTAAACTTCACAACAGTATCCATTCTAGTGTAAAATTGAAAGCTCCTTTTTACAGCATTATTGATTAAGGAGGTCACACTTAGCTTGGAAGATGTGTTTTTTTTGCAATGACATATTTGCATTGACATTTTAGATAGTGAGTTCTAGTACACCTGCctttctgttaaaaatactCAGTGCCTTGTTCTGCTGGGGGCTCAAATTCAGTTATCTACAAACATTTTTTGTAATTGGTGTGTAAACTTTCATGTCAAAAGATTTACTTTTCTAACCAAATGAAGTGCtaatttttaattcataaaAGTGAACAGtattacttaaaaaataaaatctgtgacTACTCTAGAAGCATGGCAATAGGCACTTGTCTAAACTACTTTAGACATACTTTGCATTTTGAACTTGTGACTTTCTTAACTTATAAAGAAGTCTGCAGTTTTGTATATCGCAAAAAATCCATAAATGTCTACCAAAGTACGATGTATTTTCATATTACAGATGATTCGCCTCCTGCAGAACGAGAACCAGGTGAAGTTGTAGACAGCCTGGTAGGCAAACAAGTGGAATATGCCAAAGAAGATGGCTCAAAACGGACTGGCATGGTCATTCATCAAGTTGAAGCCAAACCATCTGTCTATTTCATCAAGTTTGATGATGATTTCCATATTTATGTCTATGATTTGGTGAAGACATCCTAGACATCATCATGAACTTCTGCCAAATTTGTGGAACtattaaatgtaaaatttgtAGACACAGACTTGACTGTTTTTCAGTTGAATTGAAAATTTAGATGTCCCTGCGAACCCACAATCTCTGCCAGCAACTGTTTTGTTCTGAATAATACAAATTTATGTGAATATGACACATCTTGTGTAAGAGAGCTCCTTTTCTTGAAGGAAATCAATATATTTGGGTGGTAGGGAGTTAAAAGCTAAGAACAGTTGCAAATTCAAGCTGTGTGAAGTCAATCTAGTATTGTAATCTAGATTTTTTCTTAGATTAACTTTTCTTCAACCTTGCATCACCTGTTCAACTGCCACATGCAAGTGTAGTTTGCTATTTTTCATATGTCTTCTTTTGCAAcattaaatttcatttcttgGCTACTGGCAGTCCTTGTTTTCTGGGTTGAGACAGAAGTGACTTTTCTGAAAGGTTTAAACAGTTTGTGCAGCAGTAAGGAGTGTCTAACCCACGTAACATCAATTTACTGTGTTTCTATTCTGTTTCAAATTAAGTTATTAAATACTTGTGTGTTTTTTACTAGTCACAGGGCAGTAGGATATCAAGTGTTTGACTTATGCACCTTTCAGTGAAAAGGCTTTaagctataaaaatatatttaatctgTATATCCAGCTAATTAGAAAATGAAGGTTAAGGGCCTGTGTTTACAAGTTTTAGGAACCAGTAAAATACACACAACAAAGCTGCCATTAATCCTAAATGTTGTGTTCTGTTTTGTTATTCACATTTCGTAGCAGAATACAAGTGCTTGGTGCCACAAGTTTAACAGTATATAATGCTACTTAAGCAGACTTTGGACTACACATCAGCAATCAGTAGTCTCTCATTTAATATCAGAACCTAGCAACCTGGATGTTTGTGTGTGAACTTAGAAAACTAGTATTAGTTAATCTTTTACACAGTAAATACAAGTTATGTGGGAGGGGGGTCCTTTTACACTGAGGACCTTCTTTAGAGAAGGAGAAGCATTTGTTGCCTTCTCCTCAGTCTGCTGTATTCCTTTGTTTTGTGCTGGGGTTTGCTATTCTTTTTAACCATTTTGGATCAAGAAGGTATAATTTCAGTGTATTCTATTTTTGGCTTTTCCACGTAAGGAGTGTCCAGACAAATCTACAGTTTAAACCTGTTGTTGCCTTTTGTGGTGTACTTGCTTTGAGGTATGCCATTAACATAAATTTCATTCTGTGAACACTAGAGTTATGCATGCCAGTGGTGTACTATCTAATGGGAGCTATA is a window from the Molothrus aeneus isolate 106 chromosome W, BPBGC_Maene_1.0, whole genome shotgun sequence genome containing:
- the LOC136568568 gene encoding spindlin-Z-like isoform X1, coding for MKTPFGKSPGQRSRADAGHAGVSASMMKKRTSHKKHRNNVGPSKPISQPRRNIVGCRIQHGWREGSGPVTQWKGTVLDQVPVNPSLYLIKYDGFDCVYGLELHKDERVSALEVLPDRVASSRISDAHLADTMIGKAVEHMFETEDGSKDEWRGMVLARAPIMNTWFYITYEKDPVLYMYQLLDDYKEGDLRIMPDSNDSPPAEREPGEVVDSLVGKQVEYAKEDGSKRTGMVIHQVEAKPSVYFIKFDDDFHIYVYDLVKTS
- the LOC136568568 gene encoding spindlin-Z-like isoform X2 encodes the protein MMKKRTSHKKHRNNVGPSKPISQPRRNIVGCRIQHGWREGSGPVTQWKGTVLDQVPVNPSLYLIKYDGFDCVYGLELHKDERVSALEVLPDRVASSRISDAHLADTMIGKAVEHMFETEDGSKDEWRGMVLARAPIMNTWFYITYEKDPVLYMYQLLDDYKEGDLRIMPDSNDSPPAEREPGEVVDSLVGKQVEYAKEDGSKRTGMVIHQVEAKPSVYFIKFDDDFHIYVYDLVKTS